The Aphis gossypii isolate Hap1 chromosome 3, ASM2018417v2, whole genome shotgun sequence genome includes a region encoding these proteins:
- the LOC114121223 gene encoding uncharacterized protein LOC114121223 isoform X33, with protein sequence MFFLFQLIQFFRRKIYCKMQLLCILIFIGVAQCDDSTIAPTNFEHLCAPNVIEFAMYYQLSVQTSFITSCECMLSSNYYIQSGFNEINQGSNDIATNLITTFKNGIGNSKNMIQDLQTDLDTDMKEKLNAVLYMTASYYQKKVIVKKTEITLGEVTDIKQAHTILTARRCERDYKCFVNDIARVKSQYSSGQSNSNNIDKNQWATLVKQYYEARETIINKTDVYTSIREAFLLGSGINLCEGSSNFDQSKLGIYKTAHLGDYFGKKDNNPCTLLNQTATQMYYIYKSSLTAIYLNSVVHSKCDLALRFMIWEHVNLVRAHFELMCKNIDMFIKSTQTEAESTFGTDSENYKKIMKALYICVNEMLITAVKSTEISYRRGLNFNTDRNMIKSDFNQYKPEHINKYYSKILGVNANVARFDSRIIDQKTCSLPTKEMCIPQKMFSSLSNRLIFQSFVCQFNYLIITIKTTEYDTTSVDYWVFEKITLIKLKNSIVFARCSATANKILIMNSAFYAYDLIITENNTPSTEIQQILDQISLDVVGILCIHSEEIIVISDTIDVYIDTNSNNKNVPAVVYKPGFNEYTGQNPKGTPSPNSSGNPTYPNGSGNPTSPNGSGNPTSPNGSGNPTSPNGSGNPTSPNGSGNPTSPNGSGNPTSPNGSGNPTSPNGSGNPTYPGSTTYPGSNYEDIDYSFITSGIQVTQSIENFQLSIECKVEKSLTYVQEKEQNEYTKVVIQSLKISQQIYQCNVEYLKSVVSDSIQFISKEITTDSDESIFAFIILYKDTQEKLAILSSTMEIPLKRTVYSVDTTEYLNVSQTVDYGDYIQSFYAYFEVCYEEVYNNQNDAELFLKNSMTQFNAIYEKVVEAVQSAPDDAYKTFLLSYLQKTLTVYTKTSDYFKEQIVQAKDIVSKGGDISKCALFQEIRQRSETVIVIYSAVLIKCYQYAKDSKIVTINNSEFDVITIQTQVVSSYTEITKTSSTKTFEIEIST encoded by the exons atgttttttttatttcagttgaTCCAGTTTTTTAGACGAAAAATATACTGCAAAATGCAGTTACTctgtatattgatatttataggaGTTGCTCaa tgtgATGATTCGACTATAGCGCCAACTAATTTTGAACATTTGTGTGCACCAAATGTTATCGAATTTGCAATGTATTACCAACTATCAGTTCAAACATCTTTTATAACTTCGTGTGAATGTATGCTATCatcaaactattatatacaaagtggatttaatgaaattaatcagGGTTCAAATGATATtgcaacaaatttaataacgacatttaaaaatggtattggaaattcaaaaaatatgatacaggACTTGCAAACCGATCTCGATACAGATATGAAAGAGAAACTTAATGCTGTATTATACATGACAGCTAGCTATTACCAAAAAAaggtaattgttaaaaaaacagaaataacGTTAGGTGAAGTGACAGATATTAAACAAGCTCACACAATTTTAACTGCAAGACGCTGTGAAAGAGATTATAAGTGCTTTGTGAATGACATTGCTAGGGTAAAATCCCAATATAGTAGTGGACAgagtaattcaaataatatcgataaaaatcaATGGGCTACTCTGGTGAAACAGTATTACGAAGCAAgagaaactataattaataaaacggaTGTGTATACATCAATTAGAGAAGCGTTTTTGTTGGGCAGTGGAATAAATTTATGTGAAGGATCTTCAAATTTTGATCAATCAAAACtg GGAATATACAAAACTGCTCATTTAGGAGACTACTTtggaaaaaaagataataaccCGTGCACACTATTGAATCAGACGGCCACacaaatgtattacatttataagagCTCATTGACcgctatttatttaaattctgtgGTACATTCAAAATGTGATTTAGCATTGAGATTTATGATATGGGAACATGTGAATTTAGTTCGAGCGCACTTTGAACTCATGTGTAAAAACATAGACATGTTCATAAAATCAACACAAACCGAAGCTGAATCAACCTTCGGCACTGattctgaaaattataaaaaaattatgaaagccttatatatttgtgtgaaTGAAATGCTTATAACGGCTGTTAAATCTACCGAGATAAGTTATCGGCGAGGATTGAACTTTAATACTGATAGAAACATGATTAAATCTGATTTCAATCAATACAAACCcgaacatattaataaatattattcaaaaattcttGGGGTTAATGCTAATGTAGCTCGTTTTGATTCACGTATAATTGATCAAAAAACTTGTTCATTACCAACAAAAGAGATGTGTATACCACAGAAAATGTTCTCGTCATTATcaaatagattaatttttcaatctttTGTAtgccaatttaattatttaattataacaataaaaacaacagagTATGATACAACATCTGTGGATTATTGggtgtttgaaaaaattacactaataaaattaaaaaactcaaTCGTATTTGCAAGATGTTCAGCGACtgcaaacaaaattttaattatgaatagtGCATTTTAtgcatatgatttaattatcaCGGAAAATAATACACCATCTACTGAAATTCAACAAATTCTAGATCAAATTTCATTAGATGTAGTtggaatattatgtatacactcAGAGGAGATAATTGTAATATCCGATACTATTGATgtttatatagatacaaatagtaacaataaaaatgtcccAGCAGTAGTATATAAACCTGGTTTTAATGAATACACAGGTCAAAATCCCAAAGGCACTCCATCACCGAATAGTTCAGGAAACCCAACATACCCGAACGGTTCAGGAAACCCAACATCACCGAATGGTTCAGGGAACCCAACATCACCGAATGGTTCAGGGAACCCAACATCACCGAATGGTTCAGGGAACCCAACATCACCAAATGGTTCAG GGAACCCAACATCACCGAATGGTTCAGGGAACCCAACATCACCAAATGGTTCAG GGAACCCAACATCACCGAATGGTTCAGGAAACCCAACATACCCAGGATCTACAACATATCCAGGAAGTAATTATGAAGATATagattattcttttataacatCTGGTATACAAGTAACACAATCTATAGAGAATTTCCAACTTTCTATTGAGTGCAAAGTAGAAAAAAGTTTAACTTACGTTCAGGAAAAAGAACAAAACGAGTACACGAAAGTAGTAATACAATCATTGAAAATTAGTCAACAAATTTATCAGTGTAatgtagaatatttaaaaagtgtaGTTTCAgattcaatacaatttatatccaAGGAAATAACTACTGATAGTGACGAATCtatatttgcatttattatactatacaaagaTACACAAGAAAAATTAGCAATATTATCTTCGACGATGGAAATTCCATTAAAGAGAACTGTTTATTCGGTAGACACGACCGAATATCTCAATGTGTCTCAAACTGTTGATTACGGGGATTATATACAAAgcttttatgcatattttgaaGTATGTTATGAAGAAGTTTACAATAATCAAAATGATGCTGAATTATTTCTAAAGAATAGTATGACACaatttaatgcaatatatGAAAAGGTTGTCGAAGCAGTTCAAAGCGCACCGGATGATgcttacaaaacatttttattaagctatttacaaaaaacattaactGTGTATACAAAAACCTccgattattttaaagaacaaaTTGTTCAAGCAAAGGATATTGTT
- the LOC114121223 gene encoding uncharacterized protein LOC114121223 isoform X21: MFFLFQLIQFFRRKIYCKMQLLCILIFIGVAQCDDSTIAPTNFEHLCAPNVIEFAMYYQLSVQTSFITSCECMLSSNYYIQSGFNEINQGSNDIATNLITTFKNGIGNSKNMIQDLQTDLDTDMKEKLNAVLYMTASYYQKKVIVKKTEITLGEVTDIKQAHTILTARRCERDYKCFVNDIARVKSQYSSGQSNSNNIDKNQWATLVKQYYEARETIINKTDVYTSIREAFLLGSGINLCEGSSNFDQSKLGIYKTAHLGDYFGKKDNNPCTLLNQTATQMYYIYKSSLTAIYLNSVVHSKCDLALRFMIWEHVNLVRAHFELMCKNIDMFIKSTQTEAESTFGTDSENYKKIMKALYICVNEMLITAVKSTEISYRRGLNFNTDRNMIKSDFNQYKPEHINKYYSKILGVNANVARFDSRIIDQKTCSLPTKEMCIPQKMFSSLSNRLIFQSFVCQFNYLIITIKTTEYDTTSVDYWVFEKITLIKLKNSIVFARCSATANKILIMNSAFYAYDLIITENNTPSTEIQQILDQISLDVVGILCIHSEEIIVISDTIDVYIDTNSNNKNVPAVVYKPGFNEYTGQNPKGTPSPNSSGNPTYPNGSGNPTSPNGSGNPTSPNGSGNPTSPNGSGNPTSPNGSGTPTYPNGSGTPTYPNGSGNPTSPNGSGNPTSPNGSGNPTSPNGSGNPTYPGSTTYPGSNYEDIDYSFITSGIQVTQSIENFQLSIECKVEKSLTYVQEKEQNEYTKVVIQSLKISQQIYQCNVEYLKSVVSDSIQFISKEITTDSDESIFAFIILYKDTQEKLAILSSTMEIPLKRTVYSVDTTEYLNVSQTVDYGDYIQSFYAYFEVCYEEVYNNQNDAELFLKNSMTQFNAIYEKVVEAVQSAPDDAYKTFLLSYLQKTLTVYTKTSDYFKEQIVQAKDIVSKGGDISKCALFQEIRQRSETVIVIYSAVLIKCYQYAKDSKIVTINNSEFDVITIQTQVVSSYTEITKTSSTKTFEIEIST; this comes from the exons atgttttttttatttcagttgaTCCAGTTTTTTAGACGAAAAATATACTGCAAAATGCAGTTACTctgtatattgatatttataggaGTTGCTCaa tgtgATGATTCGACTATAGCGCCAACTAATTTTGAACATTTGTGTGCACCAAATGTTATCGAATTTGCAATGTATTACCAACTATCAGTTCAAACATCTTTTATAACTTCGTGTGAATGTATGCTATCatcaaactattatatacaaagtggatttaatgaaattaatcagGGTTCAAATGATATtgcaacaaatttaataacgacatttaaaaatggtattggaaattcaaaaaatatgatacaggACTTGCAAACCGATCTCGATACAGATATGAAAGAGAAACTTAATGCTGTATTATACATGACAGCTAGCTATTACCAAAAAAaggtaattgttaaaaaaacagaaataacGTTAGGTGAAGTGACAGATATTAAACAAGCTCACACAATTTTAACTGCAAGACGCTGTGAAAGAGATTATAAGTGCTTTGTGAATGACATTGCTAGGGTAAAATCCCAATATAGTAGTGGACAgagtaattcaaataatatcgataaaaatcaATGGGCTACTCTGGTGAAACAGTATTACGAAGCAAgagaaactataattaataaaacggaTGTGTATACATCAATTAGAGAAGCGTTTTTGTTGGGCAGTGGAATAAATTTATGTGAAGGATCTTCAAATTTTGATCAATCAAAACtg GGAATATACAAAACTGCTCATTTAGGAGACTACTTtggaaaaaaagataataaccCGTGCACACTATTGAATCAGACGGCCACacaaatgtattacatttataagagCTCATTGACcgctatttatttaaattctgtgGTACATTCAAAATGTGATTTAGCATTGAGATTTATGATATGGGAACATGTGAATTTAGTTCGAGCGCACTTTGAACTCATGTGTAAAAACATAGACATGTTCATAAAATCAACACAAACCGAAGCTGAATCAACCTTCGGCACTGattctgaaaattataaaaaaattatgaaagccttatatatttgtgtgaaTGAAATGCTTATAACGGCTGTTAAATCTACCGAGATAAGTTATCGGCGAGGATTGAACTTTAATACTGATAGAAACATGATTAAATCTGATTTCAATCAATACAAACCcgaacatattaataaatattattcaaaaattcttGGGGTTAATGCTAATGTAGCTCGTTTTGATTCACGTATAATTGATCAAAAAACTTGTTCATTACCAACAAAAGAGATGTGTATACCACAGAAAATGTTCTCGTCATTATcaaatagattaatttttcaatctttTGTAtgccaatttaattatttaattataacaataaaaacaacagagTATGATACAACATCTGTGGATTATTGggtgtttgaaaaaattacactaataaaattaaaaaactcaaTCGTATTTGCAAGATGTTCAGCGACtgcaaacaaaattttaattatgaatagtGCATTTTAtgcatatgatttaattatcaCGGAAAATAATACACCATCTACTGAAATTCAACAAATTCTAGATCAAATTTCATTAGATGTAGTtggaatattatgtatacactcAGAGGAGATAATTGTAATATCCGATACTATTGATgtttatatagatacaaatagtaacaataaaaatgtcccAGCAGTAGTATATAAACCTGGTTTTAATGAATACACAGGTCAAAATCCCAAAGGCACTCCATCACCGAATAGTTCAGGAAACCCAACATACCCGAACGGTTCAGGAAACCCAACATCACCGAATGGTTCAGGGAACCCAACATCACCGAATGGTTCAGGGAACCCAACATCACCGAATGGTTCAGGGAACCCAACATCACCAAATGGTTCAG GTACCCCAACATACCCGAACGGTTCAGGTACCCCAACATACCCGAACGGTTCAGGAAACCCAACATCACCGAATGGTTCAGGGAACCCAACATCACCGAATGGTTCAGGGAACCCAACATCACCGAATGGTTCAGGAAACCCAACATACCCAGGATCTACAACATATCCAGGAAGTAATTATGAAGATATagattattcttttataacatCTGGTATACAAGTAACACAATCTATAGAGAATTTCCAACTTTCTATTGAGTGCAAAGTAGAAAAAAGTTTAACTTACGTTCAGGAAAAAGAACAAAACGAGTACACGAAAGTAGTAATACAATCATTGAAAATTAGTCAACAAATTTATCAGTGTAatgtagaatatttaaaaagtgtaGTTTCAgattcaatacaatttatatccaAGGAAATAACTACTGATAGTGACGAATCtatatttgcatttattatactatacaaagaTACACAAGAAAAATTAGCAATATTATCTTCGACGATGGAAATTCCATTAAAGAGAACTGTTTATTCGGTAGACACGACCGAATATCTCAATGTGTCTCAAACTGTTGATTACGGGGATTATATACAAAgcttttatgcatattttgaaGTATGTTATGAAGAAGTTTACAATAATCAAAATGATGCTGAATTATTTCTAAAGAATAGTATGACACaatttaatgcaatatatGAAAAGGTTGTCGAAGCAGTTCAAAGCGCACCGGATGATgcttacaaaacatttttattaagctatttacaaaaaacattaactGTGTATACAAAAACCTccgattattttaaagaacaaaTTGTTCAAGCAAAGGATATTGTT
- the LOC114121223 gene encoding uncharacterized protein LOC114121223 isoform X15: MFFLFQLIQFFRRKIYCKMQLLCILIFIGVAQCDDSTIAPTNFEHLCAPNVIEFAMYYQLSVQTSFITSCECMLSSNYYIQSGFNEINQGSNDIATNLITTFKNGIGNSKNMIQDLQTDLDTDMKEKLNAVLYMTASYYQKKVIVKKTEITLGEVTDIKQAHTILTARRCERDYKCFVNDIARVKSQYSSGQSNSNNIDKNQWATLVKQYYEARETIINKTDVYTSIREAFLLGSGINLCEGSSNFDQSKLGIYKTAHLGDYFGKKDNNPCTLLNQTATQMYYIYKSSLTAIYLNSVVHSKCDLALRFMIWEHVNLVRAHFELMCKNIDMFIKSTQTEAESTFGTDSENYKKIMKALYICVNEMLITAVKSTEISYRRGLNFNTDRNMIKSDFNQYKPEHINKYYSKILGVNANVARFDSRIIDQKTCSLPTKEMCIPQKMFSSLSNRLIFQSFVCQFNYLIITIKTTEYDTTSVDYWVFEKITLIKLKNSIVFARCSATANKILIMNSAFYAYDLIITENNTPSTEIQQILDQISLDVVGILCIHSEEIIVISDTIDVYIDTNSNNKNVPAVVYKPGFNEYTGQNPKGTPSPNSSGNPTYPNGSGNPTSPNGSGNPTSPNGSGNPTSPNGSGNPTSPNGSGTPTYPNDSGNPTSPNGSGNPTSPNGSGNPTSPNGSGNPTSPNGSGNPTSPNGSGNPTSPNGSGNPTYPGSTTYPGSNYEDIDYSFITSGIQVTQSIENFQLSIECKVEKSLTYVQEKEQNEYTKVVIQSLKISQQIYQCNVEYLKSVVSDSIQFISKEITTDSDESIFAFIILYKDTQEKLAILSSTMEIPLKRTVYSVDTTEYLNVSQTVDYGDYIQSFYAYFEVCYEEVYNNQNDAELFLKNSMTQFNAIYEKVVEAVQSAPDDAYKTFLLSYLQKTLTVYTKTSDYFKEQIVQAKDIVSKGGDISKCALFQEIRQRSETVIVIYSAVLIKCYQYAKDSKIVTINNSEFDVITIQTQVVSSYTEITKTSSTKTFEIEIST, encoded by the exons atgttttttttatttcagttgaTCCAGTTTTTTAGACGAAAAATATACTGCAAAATGCAGTTACTctgtatattgatatttataggaGTTGCTCaa tgtgATGATTCGACTATAGCGCCAACTAATTTTGAACATTTGTGTGCACCAAATGTTATCGAATTTGCAATGTATTACCAACTATCAGTTCAAACATCTTTTATAACTTCGTGTGAATGTATGCTATCatcaaactattatatacaaagtggatttaatgaaattaatcagGGTTCAAATGATATtgcaacaaatttaataacgacatttaaaaatggtattggaaattcaaaaaatatgatacaggACTTGCAAACCGATCTCGATACAGATATGAAAGAGAAACTTAATGCTGTATTATACATGACAGCTAGCTATTACCAAAAAAaggtaattgttaaaaaaacagaaataacGTTAGGTGAAGTGACAGATATTAAACAAGCTCACACAATTTTAACTGCAAGACGCTGTGAAAGAGATTATAAGTGCTTTGTGAATGACATTGCTAGGGTAAAATCCCAATATAGTAGTGGACAgagtaattcaaataatatcgataaaaatcaATGGGCTACTCTGGTGAAACAGTATTACGAAGCAAgagaaactataattaataaaacggaTGTGTATACATCAATTAGAGAAGCGTTTTTGTTGGGCAGTGGAATAAATTTATGTGAAGGATCTTCAAATTTTGATCAATCAAAACtg GGAATATACAAAACTGCTCATTTAGGAGACTACTTtggaaaaaaagataataaccCGTGCACACTATTGAATCAGACGGCCACacaaatgtattacatttataagagCTCATTGACcgctatttatttaaattctgtgGTACATTCAAAATGTGATTTAGCATTGAGATTTATGATATGGGAACATGTGAATTTAGTTCGAGCGCACTTTGAACTCATGTGTAAAAACATAGACATGTTCATAAAATCAACACAAACCGAAGCTGAATCAACCTTCGGCACTGattctgaaaattataaaaaaattatgaaagccttatatatttgtgtgaaTGAAATGCTTATAACGGCTGTTAAATCTACCGAGATAAGTTATCGGCGAGGATTGAACTTTAATACTGATAGAAACATGATTAAATCTGATTTCAATCAATACAAACCcgaacatattaataaatattattcaaaaattcttGGGGTTAATGCTAATGTAGCTCGTTTTGATTCACGTATAATTGATCAAAAAACTTGTTCATTACCAACAAAAGAGATGTGTATACCACAGAAAATGTTCTCGTCATTATcaaatagattaatttttcaatctttTGTAtgccaatttaattatttaattataacaataaaaacaacagagTATGATACAACATCTGTGGATTATTGggtgtttgaaaaaattacactaataaaattaaaaaactcaaTCGTATTTGCAAGATGTTCAGCGACtgcaaacaaaattttaattatgaatagtGCATTTTAtgcatatgatttaattatcaCGGAAAATAATACACCATCTACTGAAATTCAACAAATTCTAGATCAAATTTCATTAGATGTAGTtggaatattatgtatacactcAGAGGAGATAATTGTAATATCCGATACTATTGATgtttatatagatacaaatagtaacaataaaaatgtcccAGCAGTAGTATATAAACCTGGTTTTAATGAATACACAGGTCAAAATCCCAAAGGCACTCCATCACCGAATAGTTCAGGAAACCCAACATACCCGAACGGTTCAGGAAACCCAACATCACCGAATGGTTCAGGGAACCCAACATCACCGAATGGTTCAGGGAACCCAACATCACCGAATGGTTCAGGGAACCCAACATCACCAAATGGTTCAGGTACCCCAACATACCCGAACGATTCAG GGAACCCAACATCACCGAATGGTTCAGGGAACCCAACATCACCGAATGGTTCAGGGAACCCAACATCACCAAATGGTTCAG GAAACCCAACATCACCGAATGGTTCAGGGAACCCAACATCACCGAATGGTTCAGGGAACCCAACATCACCGAATGGTTCAGGAAACCCAACATACCCAGGATCTACAACATATCCAGGAAGTAATTATGAAGATATagattattcttttataacatCTGGTATACAAGTAACACAATCTATAGAGAATTTCCAACTTTCTATTGAGTGCAAAGTAGAAAAAAGTTTAACTTACGTTCAGGAAAAAGAACAAAACGAGTACACGAAAGTAGTAATACAATCATTGAAAATTAGTCAACAAATTTATCAGTGTAatgtagaatatttaaaaagtgtaGTTTCAgattcaatacaatttatatccaAGGAAATAACTACTGATAGTGACGAATCtatatttgcatttattatactatacaaagaTACACAAGAAAAATTAGCAATATTATCTTCGACGATGGAAATTCCATTAAAGAGAACTGTTTATTCGGTAGACACGACCGAATATCTCAATGTGTCTCAAACTGTTGATTACGGGGATTATATACAAAgcttttatgcatattttgaaGTATGTTATGAAGAAGTTTACAATAATCAAAATGATGCTGAATTATTTCTAAAGAATAGTATGACACaatttaatgcaatatatGAAAAGGTTGTCGAAGCAGTTCAAAGCGCACCGGATGATgcttacaaaacatttttattaagctatttacaaaaaacattaactGTGTATACAAAAACCTccgattattttaaagaacaaaTTGTTCAAGCAAAGGATATTGTT